The following coding sequences lie in one Conexivisphaerales archaeon genomic window:
- a CDS encoding NTPase, with the protein MAEARLILITGIPGVGKTTLLSKVILELRKRGLSVGGVYSKEMREDKVRTGFVMTDLLTGFQKELASVHGQGPRMGRYRVNLKNLADFGAPALESAIQNADIIVIDEVGPMELVSPEFRRAVKQVMECSKPALIVIHLRMRDPLIEEIKGRGDSLIFEVTPENRNELASAILRSLKVVAG; encoded by the coding sequence ATGGCTGAAGCAAGGCTAATTCTCATAACAGGCATTCCTGGAGTGGGTAAGACGACGCTTCTGAGCAAGGTTATACTTGAGCTCAGAAAGCGAGGCCTCTCCGTAGGAGGAGTATACTCCAAGGAAATGAGAGAGGATAAGGTCAGGACAGGGTTTGTGATGACAGACCTACTGACAGGCTTCCAGAAGGAGCTTGCATCTGTCCATGGGCAGGGGCCAAGGATGGGCAGGTATAGAGTCAACCTGAAGAATCTGGCCGATTTTGGGGCACCAGCTTTGGAATCAGCAATCCAAAACGCTGACATAATAGTCATAGACGAGGTTGGCCCGATGGAGCTCGTAAGTCCAGAGTTCAGAAGGGCTGTGAAACAGGTGATGGAATGCAGCAAACCTGCTTTGATAGTTATTCACCTGAGGATGAGGGACCCGCTTATAGAAGAGATAAAGGGGAGAGGTGATTCGCTGATATTCGAAGTGACGCCAGAGAACAGAAATGAGCTGGCATCAGCAATTCTCAGGTCTTTAAAGGTAGTTGCTGGATGA
- the rnhB gene encoding ribonuclease HII has translation MSSRLICGVDDAGRGCIFGPLFIAGAAMTEQIAIELQAEGVKDSKLLTPQQRERLFDIIKEKATRYTVLPINPAEVDEYVRRRQKHTKLNYLEAIYMARAVNQLPGEVAYIDASDTDVKFFASQVQENIRRDVSIVAVHHADRLFPVVSAASILAKVSRDREIERIKHELGDFGSGYPSDPKTISFLKEWMKSKGEPPPYTRLSWKTWKKLVQTTLKMDRKDTSG, from the coding sequence ATGAGCTCAAGGCTGATATGCGGTGTAGATGACGCAGGCAGGGGCTGCATCTTCGGACCCCTCTTCATAGCTGGAGCAGCGATGACTGAGCAGATAGCGATTGAGCTTCAGGCAGAAGGGGTAAAGGATTCAAAGCTTCTAACACCCCAGCAGAGGGAAAGACTTTTTGACATAATCAAGGAGAAGGCTACTCGGTACACAGTATTGCCAATAAACCCAGCCGAGGTGGATGAGTACGTCAGGAGAAGGCAGAAGCATACCAAGCTGAACTATTTAGAAGCCATATACATGGCAAGAGCTGTCAACCAGCTTCCAGGTGAAGTTGCATACATAGACGCCTCGGATACAGACGTGAAGTTCTTTGCTTCTCAGGTACAGGAGAACATCAGAAGGGATGTAAGCATAGTTGCAGTTCATCATGCAGACAGGCTATTCCCTGTGGTCTCAGCAGCCAGCATACTTGCAAAGGTATCCAGGGACAGGGAGATTGAGAGGATAAAGCATGAGCTTGGCGATTTTGGCTCAGGCTACCCATCTGATCCAAAGACCATATCTTTCCTGAAGGAATGGATGAAGTCAAAGGGGGAGCCTCCCCCATACACCAGGCTGAGCTGGAAGACATGGAAGAAGCTTGTCCAGACAACTCTTAAGATGGATAGAAAAGATACTTCTGGCTGA
- a CDS encoding inositol-3-phosphate synthase: MPKVKVAIAGVGNCASALIQGTRYYSRKKEDDATGLISYSLAGIKPSDIEFVAAFDVDEKKVGKDLSEAIFSGLNNTPKFCDVETMGVEVKRGPLLDGLGKYLSQVVKVSDRKEVEVWKELKDSGAEILVNYLPVGSKLAVQKYAEEALKAGVAFINAMPVFIASNEEWAGRFEKAGLPVAGDDVMSQIGATVLHKTIVKLLHDRGVKVDETYQLNIGGDTDFLNMLEESRLADKRESKTSAVRAMTPYPVPTRIGPSDYVPFLKNDKVCYIWVKGRYFGNTPVTIEAKLHVVDAPDSGGVMIDAIRGTKIALQRGVAGQLLSLSSYCFKHPPLQLPYDEAKERFMQFIEGKRER, encoded by the coding sequence ATGCCAAAGGTCAAAGTTGCAATAGCTGGCGTAGGTAACTGTGCTTCAGCCCTCATTCAGGGAACCAGGTATTATTCAAGAAAGAAGGAGGATGATGCAACCGGATTAATATCATATTCTCTTGCAGGTATAAAACCATCAGACATAGAATTTGTGGCTGCGTTCGATGTTGATGAAAAGAAGGTCGGAAAGGACCTTTCAGAAGCCATCTTCTCAGGCCTGAACAACACACCGAAGTTCTGTGATGTAGAAACGATGGGGGTTGAGGTTAAGAGGGGTCCATTGCTCGATGGACTAGGTAAATACCTTTCACAGGTAGTGAAGGTTTCGGACAGAAAGGAGGTTGAGGTCTGGAAGGAGCTGAAGGATTCAGGAGCAGAGATACTTGTGAACTACTTACCAGTCGGGAGCAAGCTGGCTGTGCAGAAGTATGCTGAGGAGGCTCTGAAGGCTGGTGTTGCTTTCATAAACGCGATGCCCGTCTTTATAGCTAGTAACGAAGAGTGGGCCGGCAGGTTTGAGAAAGCTGGTCTGCCGGTTGCTGGGGATGATGTGATGAGCCAGATAGGCGCAACGGTGCTTCACAAGACTATAGTGAAGCTGCTTCACGACAGAGGGGTGAAGGTAGATGAAACATATCAGCTGAACATAGGAGGCGACACAGATTTTCTGAACATGCTCGAAGAGAGCAGGCTTGCGGATAAAAGAGAAAGCAAGACAAGTGCTGTCAGGGCGATGACACCTTATCCAGTTCCGACGAGGATAGGCCCGAGCGATTATGTGCCCTTTCTGAAGAACGATAAGGTCTGCTACATATGGGTGAAGGGAAGGTACTTTGGCAATACTCCTGTGACTATAGAAGCAAAGCTTCACGTCGTCGATGCTCCAGACAGCGGAGGGGTTATGATAGATGCTATAAGAGGCACAAAAATTGCACTGCAGAGAGGTGTAGCCGGACAGCTCCTCAGCCTTTCTTCTTACTGCTTCAAGCATCCACCTCTTCAGCTTCCTTACGATGAAGCAAAAGAAAGGTTCATGCAATTCATCGAAGGCAAGAGAGAAAGGTAG
- the uppS gene encoding polyprenyl diphosphate synthase gives MKRNDGILRTTLHYLGVYRVYTKLLESQIKKGNMPKHIGVILDGNRRWAQERDYPEWMGHALGADRVENLLEWCLEYKIQSLTLYVLSTENLSRDPDELRKIFEIIENKLEKLIQGRYVHKHKVHVKAMGNIQILPEGVRSRLLKLEEESANYSDLYLNFAIAYGGRMEILHAVRRIAEEVSRGELDPLDIDEKKFSSYLFTSFLPEPDPDLIIRTSGEVRLSGFLLWQSAYSELVFLDVYWPGFRKLDFLRAIRTYQNRQRRFGR, from the coding sequence ATGAAAAGGAATGATGGCATACTCCGCACAACTCTGCATTACCTTGGAGTATACAGAGTATACACAAAGCTCCTAGAGAGCCAGATAAAGAAGGGGAACATGCCAAAGCATATTGGAGTTATTCTAGACGGGAACAGAAGGTGGGCTCAGGAGCGAGACTACCCTGAATGGATGGGTCATGCTTTAGGGGCCGACAGGGTAGAGAATTTGCTCGAATGGTGCCTTGAATACAAGATCCAGTCACTGACGCTATATGTGCTGTCAACAGAAAACCTGAGCAGAGACCCTGACGAGCTGAGGAAGATATTTGAGATAATAGAGAATAAGCTGGAGAAGCTGATACAGGGACGGTATGTTCACAAGCATAAGGTTCATGTAAAAGCTATGGGAAATATACAGATACTCCCAGAAGGAGTTAGGAGCAGGCTGCTGAAGCTCGAAGAAGAGTCAGCTAATTACAGCGACCTTTACCTAAATTTTGCGATAGCCTATGGAGGAAGGATGGAGATACTGCATGCAGTGAGAAGAATAGCTGAGGAAGTATCAAGGGGAGAGCTTGACCCGCTCGATATAGATGAAAAGAAATTTTCAAGCTACCTCTTCACATCGTTTCTGCCTGAACCTGACCCTGACCTGATAATAAGGACATCAGGCGAAGTCAGGCTGAGTGGCTTCCTGCTGTGGCAATCAGCCTATAGCGAGCTGGTCTTTCTGGATGTTTACTGGCCTGGATTCAGGAAGCTGGATTTTCTCAGGGCAATAAGGACTTACCAGAACAGGCAGAGGCGTTTTGGAAGATAA
- a CDS encoding DUF373 family protein, protein MSAGRRILVLNVDRDDDLGTKAGVETPVVGREKCLEAGMKLMLADPEEADANAIYAAVGECDKLREKGYECEVALLSGTKEGGFEADQKMLRQAKQIVGAINPEGIVLVSDGIEDEKIVPILHGVAPILSTRRIVIKHSASVEESYEVLGRYLKMLIYEPKYSRYVLGIPGLLLLLYGIFASLQLYQDFLYIFAFVVGGIFLIRGFGFDTMLGQARRRTFFMARFFAFLASVIIGIVAVVQGYNAMTSLTQWRLLSVNPSLVYQYLGLFVGTFIQSSLILFWVAIGVNIVVDAVYHGMQRSTKVARDLIAMAALVLMYTPVLALAALFENPKGSAVPIVSLLLAGLAVVLVLVYLFYQVIQSRRVSAHEKE, encoded by the coding sequence TTGTCAGCAGGCAGAAGGATCCTGGTCCTGAACGTGGACAGGGATGACGATTTGGGCACAAAGGCAGGTGTCGAGACACCTGTAGTGGGAAGAGAGAAGTGCCTAGAGGCTGGTATGAAGCTGATGCTTGCTGACCCGGAAGAAGCAGATGCAAACGCAATATACGCTGCTGTAGGCGAATGTGACAAGCTCAGAGAAAAGGGGTATGAATGCGAAGTAGCTTTGCTTTCTGGGACAAAGGAGGGAGGGTTTGAAGCAGACCAGAAGATGCTCAGGCAGGCAAAGCAGATCGTTGGTGCAATAAACCCTGAGGGGATAGTTCTTGTATCAGACGGTATAGAGGATGAAAAGATTGTGCCGATACTTCATGGTGTTGCCCCTATACTCAGCACAAGAAGGATAGTTATCAAGCATAGTGCGAGCGTTGAAGAGAGCTATGAGGTTCTTGGCAGATACCTCAAGATGCTGATATACGAGCCAAAATATTCAAGGTATGTACTGGGAATACCAGGCCTTCTGCTTCTTCTGTACGGAATATTTGCTTCTTTGCAACTTTACCAGGACTTTCTGTACATCTTTGCGTTTGTGGTCGGAGGGATCTTCTTGATAAGAGGTTTTGGATTCGACACTATGCTTGGCCAGGCAAGAAGGAGAACCTTCTTTATGGCAAGGTTCTTCGCCTTTCTGGCTTCAGTCATAATAGGGATAGTTGCAGTGGTGCAGGGCTACAACGCAATGACCTCTCTTACACAGTGGAGGCTGCTGAGTGTTAATCCTTCCTTGGTGTATCAGTATCTTGGTCTTTTTGTGGGTACCTTTATTCAGAGCTCTCTCATACTCTTCTGGGTTGCGATAGGAGTCAATATTGTTGTTGATGCTGTTTACCATGGTATGCAGAGAAGCACCAAGGTGGCAAGGGACCTGATAGCAATGGCAGCCCTGGTTCTCATGTACACACCTGTCCTGGCACTGGCAGCTCTCTTCGAAAACCCGAAAGGCTCGGCTGTGCCTATAGTCTCCTTGCTGCTTGCAGGTTTGGCTGTTGTGCTTGTCCTTGTATACCTCTTTTACCAGGTAATCCAGAGCAGACGAGTGTCAGCTCATGAAAAGGAATGA